The DNA window CCTTCTGATAGCCCACGTGATCGGCGAAGTGGCCGTAGACGTAGGGAATAATTGCTCCGCCCACAATCGCCTGCACCATCAGGCTGCTGCCTTTGCTGGTCAGTTCACCCAGTCCGGCCAGGCCCAGCGTGAAGATGCTGGGGAACATGATGGAGTTGAACAGGCCCACCGAAAGTATGGTGTACATGGCAACGTGGCCGCTGGAGAAGACGCTGGACAGTACCAGCACAAACGCCACCATCGCGAAGATGCCGAGCAGGGTGCCGGTGCGTACCTTCTGCAGGATGGCCGAACCGATGAAGCGTCCGATCATGGCTCCCAGCCAGTAGTAGGAGACGTACTTGGCAGCAGATGCTTCGCTGAGGCCGCCGATGTTGGACAGGCCGAAGTAATTGATGAGGAAGCTGCCAATGGAAACCTCTGCACCCACGTAGAGGAAGATGCCCAGCGCGCCGAGCCACAGCCACGTCTGGTTCCAGATGCCGGGGCCGAAGCCCGCGATGGGACGCAGATCAACGGTGAGGTGCTCCTTGCTGTCGAGCCGCACGGTATACAGCAGGACGGCCAGCAGAATCAGGATGCCGGTGATCACCAGATACGGTGTCGTGATGGTGGATGCCTGCTGTGCGCGATACGCTGCCAACTCCGCCGGTGTGAACCTGGCGATGGTTACGGCAGCGGCAGCACCCACACCCGCCAGGATGGTGTAACGGCCGATGATGGGCGCAATGAAGGTGCCGAAAGAGTTGAATGCCTGCGACAGATTCAGGCGGCTGGAGGCTGTTTCTTCCGGGCCAACGCTGGCAACGAAGGGATTCGCCGATACCTGCAGAGCGGTAATGCCCGCAGCCAGAATCACCAGTGCGCCCAGGAAGAGCGGATACGAGGCGAGGCGTGCCGCCGGGATGAACAGGACCGCACCCACAGCAGCTACGGCTAGGCCGGTGACCATGGTGTATTTGTAGCCGCGATATTCCACCAGCTTGCCCGCCGGAAGAGCGAAGAGGAAGTACGAACCGAAGAACGCTGTCTGAATCAGTGCCGACTCCGCAATGGAGAGCGAGAAGATGCTCTTCAGATGGGGAATCAGGATGTCGTTCATGCAGGTGAGGAATCCCCACATGAAGAACAGCGTGGTCGCGATGGTCATCGCGCGGTAATCGGTCTGTGTGCGGCGGAAATGATTCGAGCCGGAGGTGGGGGCGGCAAAAGCCATCGGGCGAGATCTTCTTTCGTGTAAGTCCGCGGCGCTGCTGTGCCCGGCTGTCGCTATTGAGGTTAGCGCACACGGGGCGGCTTTCGCATCCATGTTTGCGGGAAAGAACCGCTATTCGCCGCTGGAATCGTTCGGCTGCGCAAAGAGTGGCGGCGGCATTTCCAATATGGAACGACGGCGTGGTGCAACGGAGAGTCCACGATGCGGTGCGGCATGTGTGTTGCGCTGCCCCGGCGTGGGCTGATCCAGCAGTGAGGCAATCTCATTCAGGTCAGAACGCAGTTTGCGCAGCCGTAGCGCCGTGGTGTCTTCCGCAGCCACCTTCTTCGGAGGCTGAGTTTCGGCAACGGGTACTGGCTCAGGACGCTTCGCATCGGATTTCAGGGCCTGACGCGCGCCGGGGATGGTGTAGCCCTCGTCGTAGAGCAGACGGCGGATTTCGGCAAGCGTTTCCACGTCACGGCGACGATAAAGTCGTTGCCCGGTGCCGCCTTTACCCGGTTTCAGCTGCGGAAACTCCGTCTCCCAGAAACGCAGTACGTACGGTGGCAGATCCAGCAGCCTGGAGACTTCACCGATGCGGAAGTAGAGTTTGTCCGGAATCTGCAGGGGCGCGACGGATTTCGGCTTCCGCTTTGTGTCCGTTCGCGTTGTCTGGGGAGATGCCAAAAATGCCTGCTCCGAGTGCCGTGTTTGGGGTCAGTGTAGCTCTCGCAGGTGCGGTTTGCGCGGCTTTTTTGCGGCAGGGAACGGCTGTGGTTCCTCTTGCCGTGGCGGAAAAGCGAGAAAAAAAGGCCCCGCACTGGCGGGGCCTCGCTCATGGACAGGAACAGCGGGCAGTCGAGATTCCAGGCGCCACGTTGGTTTGCCTCCTGGGGCCGTCTCCCTGACGAAAAGACCCCGAACCTACTATGCCAACGCTACGGATGGGATGGACTTCACCAGCCACACTAAATATTGGGGTAAGGTATCAAGATTGTCAAGAAAATGGTGCAATTTTTCTGTGGACAAAATCCACAGGGAACCGGCAGGGAAAAACAGCCGTATTCTTCCCATGGATCGCCGTCGTGCTTTTTCCGCGGCGAGGAGGCTCTCTCATGCATGCACGTATTCGCCTGATTGCCGTAACTGCGCTCCTTCTGCCGCTGGCTGGCTGCTTTATCCAGACGAAGAAGGATGCTAAGGGCAACGAAAGCAAGGTCGATATTCAGACACCACTCGGTGGTATGTCCGTCAAGACAGACAATGCGGCGGTGTCCGCGAAGCTGGGCCTTCCGGTCTATCCCGGCGCTATGCCTGAGAAGAAGAAGGACGACGACCAGAACTCCGCAGACGTGAATATGAACTTCGGTCCGTTCCATCTGCGTGTACTGGCGCAGAGCTATGTCTCTACGGACAGCCCGGATAAGGTGCGTGCCTTTTATCAGAAGGCGCTGGAGCAATACGGGGACGTGATCGAATGCCAGGGCAAGCACCCGGTGAACGGTTCGCCTTCGCGGACGGCCCAGGGGCTTACCTGCGACAGCGACAATCACATTGCAGTGAACAGTGATGAGAAGAACAAGATCAATGTCAAAGTCAACCAGACCGAACTGAAGGCCGGTTCCAAGTCACGCCAGCACATTGTGGGATATGAGGCGAGGGACGGTGGCACAAAGTTCGGCTTGGTGGCGCTGGAACTGCCTTCAGACGGCGACGACGCGAAGCAGGCGAACTAACTTTACGGTTGCCGGACAGAGCCCTCTGAAACGCGATAGCCTTTGTATATGACGGAATACTGTGCTCGCTGCGGAGCCGCGCTGCCAATAGTCGAGGGTTATACGGCAGCGTTCTGTGCGGCCTGCGGCCTGCCGCAACTGCGTGTCGCTTCTGAGGCCGTTGTTGTCGTGGAACCGCCATCCGGGGAAGCCGAGCCCGGCAAGCGGTCGGATCGCGCGACACGGCTGGATTGGGCGATCGCTCTGCGTATGGTGGCCGTTGTCGGTGCCGTAGGGGCGATCCTGCCAAGCCTGCTGCCCGGGGCTGTGGCTATCGGTTCCGCCGGAGGGTTATCGCTTCTGGCTATGCCGCTGCTCACGGTGGCTGCCGTTACGCTCTATCACCGCAGCCGTCCACGGCGCGAAGTCTCGCCCATTATCGGTGGTCGGCTGGGTGCCACGCTGGGCCTTATGGTGGGTGCGTGGATCGCGTTTCTTACGGGCGCGGTGGGGTTTATCCTGCGCTATCGTTACCATTCCACTGCCATGGATACCGCCCTGCAGCAGGGCTTTGATTCCATGATGGTGCGCATGCAGGAGGCTGGGCCGCAGCCGCCGGAACTGGTTGGATTTATCCGTTCGCCGGAGTTTCTGGCGGGGTCGTTCCTGATGGGACACGTCTTTAGCATCCTGCTGTTGGTGATTACCGGAACGGTCTGCGGCTGGTTGGCCGGGGCGCTGCTGCGTTCGCGTCGCCAACGCCTTACACAATAGAGCCAGTTATGCCTTTTGTGAGTGCTTCCGCTGGAACCCAGCCCGGAGGGTTGCGAGTGGAGCGCGCTCCGGCTTTGTTGTCGTCCTTGCCTTGGAATTACCAACGTCTGCGTCCTCCGCCGCGCCGGAACACGCTCCACCCGCAACGGAAGCTCTCACAAAAGGCATAACTGGCTCTAGCTGCAGGATGCCTGGTTGCGTAGACGGCTTGCCCCGCGCTCCGTCGCCTTTTATGATCAACGGCACAATGAGCGACGCAACCACAACGCCCGAAACCACTGCCTCAAAGATCCTCATCCGCGAGAAGGGCCGCCTCATGTCGGCCTCTGAGATTGACCGCACACTGGTGCGCCTGGCTCACCAGATCGTGGAAAAGCAGGAGGGAAGCAGCAACCTGGGGCTGATTGGCATCAAGCGCCGCGGCATTCCGCTGGCCGAGCGGATCGCGAAGATCATTGAGGGCATTGAAAGGCAGCCAGTGCAGACCGGCGTGCTGGATATCTCTTTTTATCGCGACGACCTGTCCACCGCAGGCAACAAGCCGATCGTGGAAAAAGGCGAGATTGGCTTTGATATTGAAGGCCGCGACATTGTTCTGCTGGACGACGTTCTGTACACGGGGCGTACCATCCGCGCCGCGCTGGATGCGCTGTTTGATCACGGGCGTCCGCGTTCGGTACGCCTGCTGGTGCTGATTGATCGCGGCCATCGCGAACTGCCCATCGAAGCGCAGTTCATTGGCCGCGTCGTACCCACTTCTTCCAAAGAGATCATCGAAGTAAAGCTGCGCGAGGTGGACGGCAACGACCAGGTGCTCCTCGTGGAACGTGTGGACTGAATTCTTAAGCAAGATGAAGTGGTGAAAACCGGCCGATGAGCCGGTTTTTCATTGCCGTCAAAAAATACAGGTGCAAAATTCACCGTCTTAGCGTAGAAAGTCTTCGTCCCGTCCGGGCTATTTTGGGAAGGATCGGGATTCTCTCTGGAGGAGATTTTCATGCCCCTTGGCAAACGCTGTATTGCGGAGTTTTTCGGTACGTTCTGGCTGGTGTTTGGCGGTTGTGGCAGCGCTGTGCTGGCGGCTGCGTTTCCGTCGCTGGGCATTGGCTTTGCGGGAGTGGCGCTGGCCTTTGGCCTTACCGTTCTCACGATGGCTTACACGTTAGGGCACATCTCCGGCGGCCATTTCAATCCGGCTGTCACGCTGGGCCTGTGTGCCGGCAAACGCTTTCCGGCGAAGGATGTCATTCCGTACTGGGTAGCGCAGGTGGTTGGCGGAATCGCTGCTGCGGGTGTGCTGTATCTCATTGCCAGTGGTAAGGAGGGCTTCAGCCTGGCGGGTGGCTTTGCCTCCAATGGTTATGGACTCCATTCTCCCGGCGGATACTCGCTGGTGGCCTGCCTGGTGGCAGAGATCGTTCTGACAGCGTTTTTCCTGCTCATCATCATGGGCTCCACAGACAAGCGCGTTCCCAACGGCTTTGCGCCGCTGGCCATTGGCCTGGGGCTGACGCTGATCCACCTGATCTCCATTCCGGTGACGAATACTTCGGTGAATCCGGCACGCAGCCTTGGCCCGGCGGTATTTGTGGGCGGATGGGCGCTGCAGCAGGTGTGGCTCTTCTGGGTGGCGCCACTGATCGGCGGTGTCGTCGGTGGCTTTGTCTACGAGCTGCTTTTCAGCGAGTACAAGGAAACGCCTGTGCTCACAGCCACGGAACAGGATGTCGCTAACGTTCGTTAAAAGGTTTGGGAACAAAGTATAGAAAGAGGGCACGGCATATTGCCGTGCCCTCTTCTGCATCTGGAACATGGTCGTGTGAATCAGATGAGGACATTTGCTCCGCGACAAGCGAGTTTGTTCTTATGGCAGAGATGACAGCGACGTTTTTGGCAACGGCATGTGGCAGCGATGGTGCGCGATGAAGATCGGCATCACCTGTTATCCCACGTATGGCGGCAGTGGCGTTGTTGCCACGGAGCTTGGCATTGAACTGGCGGCACGTGGCCACCAGGTGCATTTCATCACCTATCAGCAGCCGTTTCGCCTGACGGGGCGCGAGGAAGGCATCTTCTTCCACGAGGTGGCGGTCACTACCTATCCGCTGTTTCAATACCCGCCGTATGATCTGGCGCTGGCCAGTCGCATGGCTGAAGTGGCGGAGTTTTACGGTCTGGACCTGCTGCATGTTCACTACGCCATTCCGCACAGCGTAAGCGCGCTGCTGGCGCGGCAGATGCTGGCGGCACGCGGTATCCGTCTGCCGTTTATCACTACGCTGCATGGCACGGACATTACGCTTGTCGGGCAAGACCCCGGCTATCTTCCCATTACAAAATTCGGCATTGAAGAAAGCGATGGTGTGACCTCCATTTCCGCTGACCTGAAAGAGACTACGGTCCGGTCGTTTGGCGTCAAGAAGGAGATTGAGGTTATCCGCAATTTTGTGAATTGCGATATCTATAAGCCGGACGAGGAGAAGCGCCGCGCGCTGCGTCCGCGCTATGCAAAGGACAACGAGAAGATCCTCATCCACCTCTCTAACTTTCGTCGTGTGAAACGCGTGAGCGATGTGGTGGAGGTGTTTGCGCGTGTGGCGCATGAGGTGCCGTCGCGGCTGATGCTGATTGGCGACGGACCGGATCGCAGCATTGCAGAGAGCCTGGCGCTGCGTTACGGCATTCAGGATCGGATTCACTTTTTAGGTAAGCAGGACAGCGTGCAGGACCTGTTGCTGCTGGGCGATCTGATGCTGATGCCGTCTGAGATGGAAAGCTTTGGGCTGGCTGCGTTGGAGGGGATGGCATGCCGCGTGCCGTGCATCGCGACGCGTGTGGGTGGCGTGCCGGAGCTGGTGGAAGACGGCGTGAATGGATTGCTGTTTCCCGTGGGCGATGTGAAGGCGATGGCCGCAGGGGCGATTGAGATTTTGTCGGACGAGCCACGTCAGCAGGCGATGGCAGCGGCTGCACGCAAAACGGCGCAGGACAAGTTCTGCACCAGCCGGATTATTCCCATGTACGAGCGGTATTACGAACAGGTGCTGGCGGGCAGCCAGTCAATCTAAGGTTTGGCTTGACCCTGCCAAAGCCAAGCGGTGTCGGAGCTTCCTACTTCATCCACTCCGCGACAACGCGATGGCCGACGGTGTATGCCGCTTCCAGCGCGGGCAGGTAACCGGTATACGCGCCGTGTTTCTCGCTGGCCAGGTTTTCTGCTGCCGTTACGCCCGGAGCGGGCATGTCGAAGTTGCTGGCAGTGCGCAGCAGCAGAGCGCGATTCCAATCTGTTTTGCCTTGCTGGGTCAGCGACCATAGTGCCAGCATGGAGCCGGTGTCGTTCATGGCGGTCGTGCCCAGATGAGCCACGCCGTCCGTTTCAAACTGCACCCAGCGATGTGCCCACGCGTCCATCTTTGCGCCGTGCCAGAAGATTTCTGTGGCCATGTTCGCACCGGTAATGACTTTGGGGCCGCGTGCTGTGCCGGTGAATCCCTTGTACTGGAGGCGCAGTTTGCGCATGGGATCGTCTTCCGGAAGCTTGGTATCGCGGGTCAGCGTGTAGGCCCACTGCATGAGTGCCGTGTTCATGCGGATCACATTGCCTCGACGGTTCGCGTGTGCCTCATTGCCCTTCCATGAGCGAACGTCATCTTCCCAGTTCGCGCCGCCTTTGGGGTCGGACTGTGTGACGCCGTCGAGTGAAAGGAAGCCGTCGGGCCAGTCCTTGGGAGATTCACGCGGATCGATTTCTTTGGCCAGATCGCCGTTGATGATGAAGTCGGTCCACACCGCATCGCCGATGGTGCCGTCTGCGGGAGAGATGCCCGCAATGCCATTCAAAAGCCAGTGTGCCTGCCGCAGATCGAAGCGGGGATCGCTACCCAGGGCCATCAGATTGACACCGGGCTTGATGTTTCCGGGGCCCACGGCGACGGCGATCTCTGTGCCATCGGCGTTTGCGCGGACGGCATGTGTCATGCCGGGGACTTCAATCACCCGATCCAGGTTGTCGCGTTCCACCCAGAATTGCAATTCGCCGGGACGGTCGCCGGTGTCGTTACCCACTTCAAAGTAACTGACGATGACAACTTTTGGCCGCAGGACGGGCTGCTGTGAGAACGCTACGACGCCGCACAGGAGCGGCAGCAGGCTGAAAAGCTGGCGAAGACGCATGCATCCAGAAGAACACAACTGCTATCCTCGCTAAGGACTATCCATGAGCCTGCCTTCTGCAAATGCGACATCCCACCCCGGCTCACTTACCTCTATTCATGACATTTCACTCGATGGCATTACCCGCCTGCTGGCGCTGACGGACCGGCTGGTTGCGGAACCGCATCGCGAGCGTGTGAAACATCTGGATGGACGCAAGGTAGCGCTGCTGTTTTACGAGTCGTCCACACGGACGCGCACCAGTTTTGAATTGGCTGCGAAGTCGCTGGGCGCCATGACGACGCTGGTCAGCGATAAGTCTTCGTCCATTGAAAAGGGCGAAAGCCTGCACGATACTGGCGTGACACTGCGTGCATTAGGTGCGGAGTGCATCATCCTGCGTTCGAATTATTCTGGCGCGCCGGAAGTGCTGGCGCGTTCCACGGGGCTGCCGGTGTTGAACGCTGGCGATGGTATGCACGAGCATCCTTCGCAGGCGCTGCTGGATCTGCGCACCATGCTGACACGCCTTGGTCTGTCGCAGCAACTCACGCCAACGACGATGGCAGGAAAGACAGTCGTGATCACTGGCGATATCCGTCACTCGCGCGTGGCGCGTTCAAATGCGATTCTTCTACCGAAGCTGGGTGCACGCGTGATCTTCTGTGGGCCGACAGAGCTGTGTCCGAAAGAAGCATTGGATATCTCGCATGGCGTGGAGATTGAACGCGATTTTGAAAAAGCATTGCGGCAGGCGGATGTGGCGATGATGCTGCGGATTCAACGTGAACGTCTGGCAGGATTGGACATTGATTCGGCGGAATACATCGCTGGGTATCAGTTGAATGAACAGCGTCTGCGCGCGCATGCGCCCAAGGCGCTGGTGATGCATCCCGGCCCCATGGTGCGGGGGCTTGAGATTGATTCTGCCGCGGCAGACGGGCCGCAGTCGGCGATTGAAGAGCAGGTGGCGCACGGTCTTGCTGTGCGTATGGCCTTGCTGCATCGCGCGCTGCTGGGGGAGGCAAACGCATGAGCGCCATTCTTCTGCGCGGTGGACGCGTGATTGATCCCACAAGCGGTGCGAATGACTTTGCCGATGTTCTGCTGGAGAACGGTGTTATTCGTGAAGTGAACTACACCACGCGATCCGGCGAGCTGGACGCTTTTGCTGCGGACATGGGCGCTGAGGTGCTCGACTGCACTGGATGCATCGTTGCGCCGGGCATCATTGACGCGCATGTGCATCTGCGTGAGCCGGGACAGACGCACAAGGAAACCATTGCAACCGGAACGCAGTCTGCTGTGGCGGGCGGCGTGACCACGGTGGTCGCGATGCCGAACACCACGCCGGTGACGGATTCCGTGGCGCTGCTGCAGTTTGTGCAGAGCGTGCAGCGTGATCCATCGGCGCGTGTTCTGGCCATGCCTGCTGCAACCGTTGGCAGCATGGGCGGCGAGCTTACGGATTATGCCGCGCTGGCGGAAGCGGGTGCGATCGGCTTCACAGACGATGGCAAGCCGGTGCTTGCCGATGAAGTGATGAAGCATGCGCTCATCGCAGCAGCGAAGTTGGCGCTGCCCATCTCGCAACACGCGGAAGACACGCGCATGACCGTGGGCGCCAGCATGAACTTTGGCCCGGTTGCGTTTCGTCTGGGATTGCGCGGCATGCCCATTGAAGCGGAATCCTCCATTGTGGAGCGCGACATCCGTCTTCTGGAAGAGATTGAACGCGAGACGAAGCTGCGTCCGCATCTGCATGTGCAGCATGTCTCCACGGGAAAGGCGCTTGCAGCCATTCGCGATGCGAAGTCGCGTGGCCTGCATGTGACGTGTGAAGTGGCGCCGCATCACATTGCGTTTACGGATGAAGCGATTGCAGGCGACGCTGCGCAGCGTTCGCGTCGTTACGACACACACTTCAAGATGAATCCGCCGCTGCGTTCGCGTGCGGAGGTAGATGCGTGCATTGCCGCTGTGTTGGATGGCACGGTGGACATTATCGCCACCGATCACGCGCCGCACGCACACCATGAGAAGAACGTGGAGTTTGAGCGCGCCCCCAATGGCATCACTGGGTTGGAGACATCATTGGGTGCATCGCTGCGTATTCTTCATCGTGAACACGGCATGGGGTTGGTAGACGTTCTTGCACTGATGACTTCCGCACCCGCGGAGAAGCTGCATCTGCCCAGGCTGGGCTACGATGTAGGGCGCATACAAACTGGTGCATTTGCCGATGTCATGGTGTTCGATGTGGCGGCGGAGTGGACGTACGATGTGCGCACAACGCGATCGAAGTCACGTAATACGCCGTTCGACGGCGCACCGATGCTGGGCAAAGTGAAGTTCACCCTCGTGCATGGCGAAGTGAAGTACCGCGCATAGATGCCCTTCGGCACCTGTCAATCGTCATCCTGAGCGAAGCCGAAGGATCTGCTTTCTTTGCGCG is part of the Terriglobus sp. RCC_193 genome and encodes:
- a CDS encoding dihydroorotase, yielding MSAILLRGGRVIDPTSGANDFADVLLENGVIREVNYTTRSGELDAFAADMGAEVLDCTGCIVAPGIIDAHVHLREPGQTHKETIATGTQSAVAGGVTTVVAMPNTTPVTDSVALLQFVQSVQRDPSARVLAMPAATVGSMGGELTDYAALAEAGAIGFTDDGKPVLADEVMKHALIAAAKLALPISQHAEDTRMTVGASMNFGPVAFRLGLRGMPIEAESSIVERDIRLLEEIERETKLRPHLHVQHVSTGKALAAIRDAKSRGLHVTCEVAPHHIAFTDEAIAGDAAQRSRRYDTHFKMNPPLRSRAEVDACIAAVLDGTVDIIATDHAPHAHHEKNVEFERAPNGITGLETSLGASLRILHREHGMGLVDVLALMTSAPAEKLHLPRLGYDVGRIQTGAFADVMVFDVAAEWTYDVRTTRSKSRNTPFDGAPMLGKVKFTLVHGEVKYRA
- a CDS encoding sugar MFS transporter; this translates as MAFAAPTSGSNHFRRTQTDYRAMTIATTLFFMWGFLTCMNDILIPHLKSIFSLSIAESALIQTAFFGSYFLFALPAGKLVEYRGYKYTMVTGLAVAAVGAVLFIPAARLASYPLFLGALVILAAGITALQVSANPFVASVGPEETASSRLNLSQAFNSFGTFIAPIIGRYTILAGVGAAAAVTIARFTPAELAAYRAQQASTITTPYLVITGILILLAVLLYTVRLDSKEHLTVDLRPIAGFGPGIWNQTWLWLGALGIFLYVGAEVSIGSFLINYFGLSNIGGLSEASAAKYVSYYWLGAMIGRFIGSAILQKVRTGTLLGIFAMVAFVLVLSSVFSSGHVAMYTILSVGLFNSIMFPSIFTLGLAGLGELTSKGSSLMVQAIVGGAIIPYVYGHFADHVGYQKAFLIPAACYVYIAIYGFATTRRQIHTDPLAGLRIDPA
- a CDS encoding purine nucleoside permease encodes the protein MRLRQLFSLLPLLCGVVAFSQQPVLRPKVVIVSYFEVGNDTGDRPGELQFWVERDNLDRVIEVPGMTHAVRANADGTEIAVAVGPGNIKPGVNLMALGSDPRFDLRQAHWLLNGIAGISPADGTIGDAVWTDFIINGDLAKEIDPRESPKDWPDGFLSLDGVTQSDPKGGANWEDDVRSWKGNEAHANRRGNVIRMNTALMQWAYTLTRDTKLPEDDPMRKLRLQYKGFTGTARGPKVITGANMATEIFWHGAKMDAWAHRWVQFETDGVAHLGTTAMNDTGSMLALWSLTQQGKTDWNRALLLRTASNFDMPAPGVTAAENLASEKHGAYTGYLPALEAAYTVGHRVVAEWMK
- the bshA gene encoding N-acetyl-alpha-D-glucosaminyl L-malate synthase BshA is translated as MKIGITCYPTYGGSGVVATELGIELAARGHQVHFITYQQPFRLTGREEGIFFHEVAVTTYPLFQYPPYDLALASRMAEVAEFYGLDLLHVHYAIPHSVSALLARQMLAARGIRLPFITTLHGTDITLVGQDPGYLPITKFGIEESDGVTSISADLKETTVRSFGVKKEIEVIRNFVNCDIYKPDEEKRRALRPRYAKDNEKILIHLSNFRRVKRVSDVVEVFARVAHEVPSRLMLIGDGPDRSIAESLALRYGIQDRIHFLGKQDSVQDLLLLGDLMLMPSEMESFGLAALEGMACRVPCIATRVGGVPELVEDGVNGLLFPVGDVKAMAAGAIEILSDEPRQQAMAAAARKTAQDKFCTSRIIPMYERYYEQVLAGSQSI
- the aqpZ gene encoding aquaporin Z, which produces MPLGKRCIAEFFGTFWLVFGGCGSAVLAAAFPSLGIGFAGVALAFGLTVLTMAYTLGHISGGHFNPAVTLGLCAGKRFPAKDVIPYWVAQVVGGIAAAGVLYLIASGKEGFSLAGGFASNGYGLHSPGGYSLVACLVAEIVLTAFFLLIIMGSTDKRVPNGFAPLAIGLGLTLIHLISIPVTNTSVNPARSLGPAVFVGGWALQQVWLFWVAPLIGGVVGGFVYELLFSEYKETPVLTATEQDVANVR
- a CDS encoding aspartate carbamoyltransferase catalytic subunit produces the protein MSLPSANATSHPGSLTSIHDISLDGITRLLALTDRLVAEPHRERVKHLDGRKVALLFYESSTRTRTSFELAAKSLGAMTTLVSDKSSSIEKGESLHDTGVTLRALGAECIILRSNYSGAPEVLARSTGLPVLNAGDGMHEHPSQALLDLRTMLTRLGLSQQLTPTTMAGKTVVITGDIRHSRVARSNAILLPKLGARVIFCGPTELCPKEALDISHGVEIERDFEKALRQADVAMMLRIQRERLAGLDIDSAEYIAGYQLNEQRLRAHAPKALVMHPGPMVRGLEIDSAAADGPQSAIEEQVAHGLAVRMALLHRALLGEANA
- the pyrR gene encoding bifunctional pyr operon transcriptional regulator/uracil phosphoribosyltransferase PyrR; amino-acid sequence: MSDATTTPETTASKILIREKGRLMSASEIDRTLVRLAHQIVEKQEGSSNLGLIGIKRRGIPLAERIAKIIEGIERQPVQTGVLDISFYRDDLSTAGNKPIVEKGEIGFDIEGRDIVLLDDVLYTGRTIRAALDALFDHGRPRSVRLLVLIDRGHRELPIEAQFIGRVVPTSSKEIIEVKLREVDGNDQVLLVERVD
- a CDS encoding MerR family transcriptional regulator, producing the protein MASPQTTRTDTKRKPKSVAPLQIPDKLYFRIGEVSRLLDLPPYVLRFWETEFPQLKPGKGGTGQRLYRRRDVETLAEIRRLLYDEGYTIPGARQALKSDAKRPEPVPVAETQPPKKVAAEDTTALRLRKLRSDLNEIASLLDQPTPGQRNTHAAPHRGLSVAPRRRSILEMPPPLFAQPNDSSGE